In a genomic window of Ralstonia nicotianae:
- the xopAD gene encoding XopAD/skwp family type III secretion system effector has product MRINRNRTLGSPEFEARLSPPRQAGSSTQLRTRDSALSGLGRRLPADAAENARGHRSPLSSGARLHDRTSGSGVRTPFQSREQSGADLQGGALIQAWSAHGIRHAHAPSREQLVDCERALGHNTKLRQQRGLHVGRLAELEANSRRRQQVSAQACLDLARNNELAEHNGYGLALIFLEAGAAPEENVRRLTNYLFALQAASFSASLPDRHQLSRCVDLAAHYLSKTPWFEHVPLWQLVTPGNLLSKYPDRPACLQALSWIAGQVLAPERMPALREKDLTLLANALSKNIGCGRSEQAVARIGRHVLRIGTRDFKAQGVSLILNACSKWAGNPDCRDVAEALATRLAGDAVLRRAMDAQAVANALNALGKWPEQAGCRDAAVAMAVRVANDAALRQAMNAQQVANTLNALSKWPERVECRSAAMALGARVTDETALRHHLKAQEVANALNALGKWPERTECRDAAVSLAARVAGEAGLRRDMDAQAVANVLSALSKWPERAECRDAAVSLAARVTDDAGLRHAMRAQAVANALSALSKWPERVECRDAAVSLAACVAGEAGLRHDMDAQAVATALSALSKWPEWAECRDAAVSLAARVTDDAGLRHAMSAQAVANALSALSKWPERVECRDAAVSLAARMAGEAGLRRDMDAQAVATALSALSKWPERVECRSAVLSLAVRVAGEATLRYAMSAQQVANALNGLSKWPEQPGCRDTAVSLAARVVGDTALLHGMNAQQVANALNALSKWPERAECRNAVLSLSARVTSEALLRHSMDARAVATVLNALSKWPGWVECRDAALSLAVRVADDADLRHGMDAQAVAVALNALGKWPEQAGCRNAALSLAERVAGEPALRHGMKSQEVASALNALSKWPERTECRDAAAPLAARVAGEAGLRRDMDAQAVANVLSALSKWPEQGECEDAAVSLATRVAGERALRYAMDARAVGNALNALGRWPERVECQDAVVSLAARVADETALRRSMDVRAVANALNGLSKWPKQAGCRDAVLPLAARVADDAGLRRDMNSRQVANALNALSKWPERGECRAAAVALAARVANDAALRHDMGAQAVANALNALSKWPEQAGCRNAAVSLAMRAADEAALRRDMDAQAVANALNGLSKWPEWAACGDAAVSLAVRVAGDAGLRRSMSAQAVTNALGALSKWPERVECLDAVLSLAARVADEADLRHAMTAQAVGNVLNALSKWPEQAGCRNAAVSLATRVAGEAALRHDMDAQAVANALNALSKWPEQAGCRDAAVSLAARVSGEASLRRGMIAQAVANVLGALSKWPGQVECADAAVSLAVRVMGDAGLRHSMDAQAVGNALNGLSKWPERAECGDAAVSLAVRVASEAGLRQAMSAQQVANALNALSKWPERAECGNAAVSLAARTVSEVGLQRGMDAQAVANALNALSKWPGRIECRDAAVSLSARVASEVGLRQAMSAQQVANALNALSKWPQRIECRDAAVSLAARVASEVGLRHDMNAQQVTSALNALSKWPECIECRDAGAALAVRMADDTALRHGMDARAVAMALNGLSKWPEHGKCRDAAVSLAVRVASEVGLPHSMNAQQVANVLNALSKWPERVECRDAVLPLSVRVADDAVLRHDMDAQAVANALNALSKWPERVECRDAVLPLSVRVANDAVLRHDMDAQAVANALNALSKWPERAECRGAAVALAARVTSDAGLRHNMSAQQVANALNALSKWPERVECRDAALPLSARVANEAALRYGMDAQAVAMTLNALSKWPERVACRSAAVALSVRVTGDAGLRYAMSAQQVANALNAQSKWPERIECRDAVLSLAERVANEAALRHVMNAQQIANALNALSKWPERVECRDTAAVLSARVADDAALRHGMDTRAMASVLNALSKWPEAPACRRATVLLMALPGEAGHPWRQFDMSGLAQVANASARLFLSAPDEVEVQALASAKLGGLAAHLDLHRERFETASARSIGILFKAMASLQLQAQMRPLARAALSQIESLCRQTGLRDENLEAIGTLCLGLLPLARSSELAAHRRQALGVFDAMQPIAARKVDGFLQAQRTGADAGVHDERYDTRRPALTFYQVLKAYAVVSRRWKPRHIEGARKAVRERREQLSAWVEKTLERTREAIESDLGAMSWNLIAQIEAGDDVLTALDLRLFKQADQITQLHPSHRFDLAAQHHAMRTEPGQLVAAAGGATRHVVVDMQGRELKTNDTEAHKPYSLYARLTGQPLVEVKLPGELSAFMLARTFNYQGEPWRFDMFGGSRLSRGGQRRPSDILAGSAAAASMLPAIRYADSAPGSALMDLTTKLAPQREDWSRMQRALLETVPGDHAVEGTLRMGFFDDVPGEQHPFKLSGPDGQRIQLCPNDGCGFLKFEVAMRIPVFREHVLAWQAVREGLASNAQRALVAADDEPKRLAPQALQHFPRDAEALEEAHRVMQRRLQGLAQQRAPAGGGAPTVNALTLYNLTVSGGYEGQKVRAVPSADDKVHLPRECSIVFDREGGALLIGKPPYDKENLLPVPEDRVATAARGDATAAFLSESFAIQYSYTGFNDDNEDHVDGAEMLHSKGMLIVPPPQYWSPAHEGLDLVCSKEDLKTLSRWKAGRDRAAVPSRMLVTGSLRVKETVLPGRLGALPIAELRKRNMDTDGDDAFIYAGYPKLAALIGRVMRERDARRGRPVSFKPPKTATPAFDAGSGRYLAGRAAEILAEQRGRQLMGSASNLAARFLSQPHEVREAMARAMMFGTYDGIDRSLRTGLRAWFEAGAFDPQALRQLGVQAEEAIGRAHLPEAREAAVLLHEQIRQLQQPALSAPSAMPAALAEHFPQLAAAYERATDTAARIHAILDNYPVCRLSHEQFPNGQPGWIEGEPELTMRNLLTLAIKVGTDALKSDTGTQLFAKVVEACERTERAHADRVRNVPHGKETARAMHDGRFDPEQAKSVLQRMPTMAAGVMQDAVQSLQQAALLAPPPPPTAQLAEVPPLEIAQAARQLGERARQMDRRITPMLRKVVQDAGAALAGERLRLKSEDSLIEKIRQRVARKRMALRQVLPSINDALRYSVVLPPDRFAEGSRRIQAALDAQGHVRTKLTNHFTKAPEPFSAVNVTLRSPEGHLWEIQFHTRESFALKERYHDLYKELHRLRLEGAPAERLRELTRPAREAFRAVPLPPGCENITDWEAA; this is encoded by the coding sequence ATGCGGATCAATAGGAATCGGACCTTAGGGTCGCCTGAATTCGAGGCAAGGCTTTCCCCGCCAAGGCAAGCGGGTTCTTCGACGCAATTGCGTACTCGCGACAGTGCCTTGAGCGGTCTGGGGAGGCGGTTGCCAGCCGATGCCGCGGAAAATGCGCGTGGCCACCGGTCGCCGCTTTCGTCCGGCGCGAGGTTGCATGACCGTACGTCCGGGAGCGGTGTCCGCACGCCATTCCAGTCACGTGAACAATCGGGCGCTGACTTGCAAGGGGGGGCGCTCATCCAGGCATGGTCGGCCCATGGCATTCGACATGCGCATGCCCCGAGTCGCGAGCAACTGGTCGACTGCGAGCGAGCACTGGGTCACAACACCAAACTACGGCAGCAGCGGGGGCTTCACGTCGGGCGGCTGGCCGAATTGGAGGCCAATTCCCGGCGGCGCCAACAGGTGTCCGCTCAAGCGTGTCTTGATCTGGCTCGCAACAACGAGCTGGCCGAGCACAACGGTTACGGTCTGGCGCTGATCTTTCTGGAAGCAGGCGCCGCGCCCGAGGAGAACGTGCGGCGGCTGACCAACTACTTGTTTGCGTTGCAAGCCGCCTCATTCAGCGCCAGCCTGCCGGACCGGCACCAGTTGAGCCGCTGTGTCGATCTGGCTGCACACTATCTGTCCAAGACGCCGTGGTTTGAGCACGTGCCGTTATGGCAACTCGTCACACCGGGCAACCTGCTGAGCAAATATCCAGACCGGCCCGCCTGCCTGCAGGCCCTGTCGTGGATCGCCGGCCAGGTCTTGGCGCCCGAGAGGATGCCCGCTCTGAGGGAGAAGGACCTGACCCTGCTGGCCAACGCCTTGTCGAAAAACATCGGGTGCGGTCGAAGCGAACAGGCTGTGGCGCGGATCGGCCGGCACGTGCTGCGCATCGGTACGCGGGATTTCAAGGCGCAGGGTGTCAGCCTGATACTCAATGCCTGCAGCAAATGGGCCGGGAATCCCGATTGCAGGGATGTTGCCGAGGCCCTGGCCACGCGCTTGGCGGGCGATGCGGTCCTGCGGCGTGCCATGGATGCGCAGGCCGTGGCCAACGCGCTCAATGCGCTGGGCAAGTGGCCGGAGCAGGCGGGCTGCCGGGATGCCGCGGTGGCCATGGCTGTGCGCGTGGCAAATGATGCCGCCCTGCGGCAAGCCATGAACGCGCAACAAGTGGCCAACACGCTCAACGCGCTGAGCAAGTGGCCGGAGCGGGTTGAGTGCCGGAGCGCCGCCATGGCCCTGGGCGCGCGCGTGACGGACGAGACGGCTCTACGGCACCACCTGAAAGCCCAGGAGGTGGCCAACGCGCTCAATGCGCTGGGCAAGTGGCCGGAGCGGACCGAATGCCGGGATGCGGCGGTGTCCCTGGCCGCGCGCGTGGCGGGCGAGGCCGGCCTGCGGCGCGACATGGATGCGCAGGCCGTGGCCAACGTGCTGAGTGCGCTGAGCAAGTGGCCGGAGCGGGCCGAATGCCGGGATGCGGCGGTGTCCCTGGCCGCGCGCGTGACGGATGATGCGGGCCTGCGACACGCCATGCGCGCGCAGGCCGTGGCCAATGCGCTGAGTGCGCTGAGCAAGTGGCCGGAGCGGGTCGAGTGCCGGGACGCCGCTGTGTCCTTGGCCGCGTGCGTGGCGGGCGAGGCCGGCCTGCGGCACGACATGGATGCGCAGGCCGTGGCCACCGCGCTGAGTGCGCTGAGCAAGTGGCCGGAGTGGGCCGAATGCCGGGATGCCGCGGTGTCCCTGGCCGCGCGCGTGACGGATGATGCGGGCCTGCGGCACGCCATGAGCGCGCAGGCTGTGGCCAATGCGCTGAGCGCGCTGAGCAAATGGCCGGAGCGGGTCGAGTGCCGGGACGCCGCGGTGTCCCTGGCCGCGCGCATGGCGGGCGAGGCCGGCCTGCGGCGCGACATGGATGCGCAGGCCGTGGCCACCGCGCTGAGTGCGCTGAGCAAGTGGCCGGAGCGGGTCGAGTGCCGGAGCGCCGTCCTGTCCCTGGCTGTGCGCGTGGCGGGCGAGGCCACCCTGCGGTACGCCATGAGCGCGCAACAGGTAGCCAACGCACTCAATGGGCTGAGCAAGTGGCCGGAGCAGCCCGGCTGCCGGGACACCGCTGTGTCCCTGGCCGCGCGCGTGGTGGGCGATACCGCCTTGTTGCACGGCATGAATGCGCAACAAGTGGCCAACGCGCTCAATGCGCTGAGCAAGTGGCCGGAGCGGGCCGAGTGCCGGAATGCCGTCCTGTCCCTGTCCGCGCGCGTGACGAGCGAGGCTCTCCTGCGGCACAGCATGGATGCGCGGGCCGTGGCCACCGTGCTCAATGCGCTGAGCAAGTGGCCGGGCTGGGTCGAGTGCCGGGATGCAGCGTTGTCCTTGGCTGTGCGCGTGGCGGATGATGCCGACCTGCGGCACGGCATGGATGCGCAGGCCGTGGCCGTCGCGCTCAATGCGCTGGGCAAGTGGCCGGAGCAGGCGGGCTGCCGCAACGCAGCCCTATCCCTGGCTGAGCGCGTGGCGGGCGAGCCCGCTTTGCGGCACGGCATGAAATCTCAGGAAGTGGCCAGCGCGCTCAATGCGCTGAGCAAGTGGCCGGAGCGGACCGAGTGCCGGGATGCGGCGGCGCCCCTGGCTGCGCGCGTGGCGGGCGAGGCCGGCCTGCGGCGCGATATGGATGCGCAGGCCGTGGCCAACGTGCTCAGTGCGCTGAGCAAGTGGCCGGAGCAGGGCGAGTGCGAGGACGCTGCGGTGTCCCTGGCCACTCGCGTGGCGGGCGAGCGTGCCCTGCGGTACGCCATGGACGCACGGGCCGTAGGCAACGCGCTCAATGCGCTGGGCAGGTGGCCGGAGCGGGTCGAGTGCCAGGACGCCGTTGTGTCCTTGGCCGCGCGCGTGGCGGACGAAACCGCTCTGCGACGCAGCATGGACGTGCGGGCCGTGGCCAACGCGCTCAATGGGCTGAGCAAGTGGCCGAAGCAGGCAGGCTGCCGGGATGCGGTACTGCCCCTGGCTGCGCGCGTGGCGGACGACGCCGGCCTGCGGCGCGATATGAATTCGCGGCAAGTGGCCAACGCGCTCAATGCGTTGAGCAAGTGGCCGGAGCGGGGCGAGTGCCGGGCGGCCGCTGTGGCGCTGGCCGCGCGCGTGGCGAACGACGCCGCACTGCGACACGACATGGGCGCGCAGGCTGTGGCCAATGCGCTCAATGCGCTGAGCAAGTGGCCGGAGCAGGCGGGCTGCCGCAACGCTGCGGTGTCTCTGGCCATGCGCGCGGCGGATGAGGCCGCCCTGCGACGCGACATGGACGCGCAGGCTGTGGCCAACGCGCTCAATGGGCTGAGCAAGTGGCCGGAGTGGGCGGCGTGCGGGGATGCCGCGGTGTCCCTGGCCGTGCGCGTGGCGGGCGATGCCGGCCTGCGGCGCAGCATGAGCGCGCAGGCCGTGACGAACGCCCTCGGTGCGTTGAGCAAATGGCCGGAGCGGGTCGAGTGCCTGGATGCAGTGTTGTCCCTGGCCGCACGCGTGGCGGACGAGGCCGACCTGCGGCACGCCATGACCGCGCAGGCCGTGGGCAACGTGCTCAATGCGCTGAGCAAGTGGCCGGAGCAGGCGGGCTGCCGGAACGCTGCCGTGTCCCTGGCCACGCGCGTGGCGGGCGAGGCCGCGTTGCGACACGACATGGACGCGCAGGCCGTGGCGAATGCGCTGAATGCCCTGAGCAAGTGGCCGGAGCAGGCGGGGTGCCGGGATGCCGCCGTGTCCTTGGCCGCACGCGTGTCGGGTGAGGCCAGTCTGCGGCGCGGCATGATCGCGCAGGCCGTGGCCAACGTGCTCGGTGCATTGAGCAAGTGGCCGGGGCAGGTCGAGTGCGCGGATGCCGCTGTGTCCCTGGCTGTGCGTGTGATGGGCGATGCCGGCCTGCGGCACAGCATGGACGCGCAGGCCGTGGGCAACGCGCTCAACGGGCTGAGCAAGTGGCCGGAGCGGGCCGAGTGCGGGGATGCCGCTGTGTCCCTGGCCGTGCGCGTGGCGAGCGAGGCCGGCCTGCGACAGGCCATGAGCGCGCAACAGGTGGCCAATGCGCTCAATGCGCTGAGCAAGTGGCCGGAGCGGGCCGAGTGTGGGAATGCCGCCGTGTCGTTGGCAGCGCGCACGGTGAGCGAGGTCGGCCTGCAGCGTGGCATGGATGCGCAGGCTGTGGCCAACGCGCTGAATGCGCTGAGCAAGTGGCCGGGGCGGATCGAGTGCCGGGATGCCGCCGTATCCCTGTCCGCGCGCGTGGCGAGCGAGGTCGGCTTGCGACAGGCCATGAGCGCGCAACAGGTGGCCAACGCGCTCAATGCGCTGAGCAAGTGGCCGCAGCGTATCGAGTGCCGGGACGCCGCTGTATCCCTGGCTGCGCGCGTGGCGAGCGAGGTCGGCCTGCGGCACGACATGAACGCCCAACAGGTAACCAGCGCGCTCAACGCGCTGAGCAAATGGCCGGAGTGTATCGAGTGCCGGGATGCCGGTGCAGCCCTGGCCGTGCGCATGGCGGACGACACCGCCCTGCGGCACGGCATGGACGCGCGGGCCGTGGCCATGGCGCTCAACGGGCTGAGCAAGTGGCCGGAGCATGGCAAGTGTCGGGATGCCGCTGTGTCCCTGGCTGTGCGCGTGGCGAGCGAGGTCGGCCTGCCGCACAGCATGAACGCCCAACAGGTGGCCAATGTGCTGAACGCACTGAGCAAGTGGCCGGAGCGGGTCGAGTGCCGGGATGCCGTTCTGCCCCTGTCTGTGCGCGTGGCGGACGATGCCGTCCTGCGACACGACATGGACGCGCAGGCCGTGGCCAATGCGCTCAACGCACTGAGCAAGTGGCCGGAGCGGGTCGAGTGCCGGGATGCCGTCCTGCCCCTGTCTGTGCGCGTGGCGAACGATGCCGTTCTGCGACACGACATGGACGCGCAGGCCGTGGCCAATGCGCTCAACGCGCTGAGCAAGTGGCCAGAGCGGGCCGAGTGCCGGGGTGCCGCAGTGGCCCTGGCCGCGCGCGTGACGAGCGATGCCGGCCTGCGACACAACATGAGCGCGCAACAGGTAGCCAATGCGCTGAACGCGCTGAGCAAGTGGCCGGAGCGTGTCGAGTGCCGGGATGCGGCGCTGCCCCTGTCCGCGCGCGTGGCGAACGAGGCCGCCCTGCGGTACGGCATGGATGCCCAGGCTGTCGCCATGACGCTCAACGCGCTGAGCAAGTGGCCAGAGCGGGTCGCGTGCCGGAGTGCCGCTGTGGCCCTGTCCGTGCGCGTGACGGGCGATGCCGGCCTGCGATACGCCATGAGCGCGCAACAGGTGGCCAACGCGCTGAACGCGCAGAGCAAATGGCCGGAGCGTATCGAGTGCCGGGATGCGGTGCTGTCCCTGGCCGAGCGCGTGGCGAACGAGGCCGCCCTGCGGCACGTCATGAACGCGCAACAGATAGCCAACGCGCTGAACGCATTGAGCAAGTGGCCGGAGCGGGTCGAGTGTCGGGATACAGCCGCGGTCCTGTCCGCGCGCGTGGCAGACGATGCCGCCCTGCGGCACGGCATGGACACGCGGGCCATGGCCAGTGTGCTGAACGCGCTGAGCAAGTGGCCGGAGGCGCCCGCCTGCCGCCGGGCCACCGTGCTGCTGATGGCCTTGCCGGGCGAAGCCGGCCACCCATGGCGGCAATTCGATATGAGCGGCCTGGCCCAGGTCGCCAACGCATCGGCGCGCCTGTTCCTCTCGGCCCCCGACGAGGTCGAGGTCCAAGCGTTGGCGAGCGCAAAGCTCGGGGGGCTGGCCGCCCACCTCGACCTGCATCGGGAGCGTTTCGAGACAGCCTCGGCCAGAAGTATTGGCATCCTCTTCAAGGCGATGGCATCGCTGCAGTTGCAGGCGCAGATGCGGCCACTGGCCCGCGCCGCCCTGAGCCAGATCGAGAGCCTATGTCGCCAGACCGGCCTGCGCGACGAGAACCTTGAGGCGATCGGTACCCTGTGCCTGGGCCTGCTGCCGCTGGCGCGCAGCAGCGAGCTGGCCGCACATCGGCGGCAGGCACTGGGGGTGTTCGATGCGATGCAGCCGATTGCCGCGCGCAAGGTCGATGGCTTCCTGCAGGCGCAGCGGACCGGGGCGGATGCCGGCGTGCATGACGAGCGGTATGACACGCGCAGGCCGGCGCTGACGTTCTATCAGGTGCTCAAGGCGTACGCGGTGGTGAGCCGGCGGTGGAAGCCGCGCCACATCGAAGGTGCGCGCAAGGCGGTGCGCGAGCGCCGGGAGCAGCTCTCAGCCTGGGTCGAGAAGACGCTCGAGCGCACGCGCGAGGCGATCGAGTCGGATCTGGGCGCAATGAGCTGGAACCTCATCGCGCAGATCGAAGCGGGCGACGACGTACTGACCGCGCTGGACCTGCGCCTATTCAAGCAGGCCGATCAGATCACGCAGCTCCACCCGTCCCACCGCTTCGACCTCGCTGCCCAACACCATGCCATGCGCACGGAGCCTGGGCAACTCGTAGCGGCGGCCGGGGGCGCCACCCGGCACGTGGTGGTGGACATGCAGGGCCGCGAACTGAAGACCAACGACACCGAGGCGCACAAGCCGTACTCGCTGTATGCCCGCCTGACGGGACAGCCGCTGGTGGAGGTCAAGCTGCCCGGCGAGCTGTCGGCGTTCATGCTCGCGCGGACCTTCAACTATCAAGGCGAGCCATGGCGGTTCGACATGTTCGGCGGCAGCCGCCTGAGTCGAGGCGGCCAGCGCAGGCCGTCCGATATCCTGGCCGGCAGTGCCGCGGCCGCTTCGATGCTGCCGGCGATCCGCTACGCCGACAGCGCGCCGGGCAGCGCCCTGATGGACCTGACCACCAAGCTCGCGCCGCAACGCGAGGACTGGTCGCGGATGCAGCGGGCGTTGCTGGAGACGGTGCCGGGCGACCACGCGGTCGAGGGGACGCTGCGCATGGGCTTCTTCGACGACGTGCCGGGCGAGCAGCATCCCTTCAAGCTGTCCGGGCCCGACGGCCAACGCATCCAGCTGTGCCCCAACGACGGCTGCGGCTTCCTTAAGTTCGAGGTGGCCATGCGCATCCCGGTCTTCCGGGAGCACGTGCTTGCCTGGCAAGCCGTGCGGGAAGGCCTGGCCAGCAACGCGCAGCGCGCGCTGGTGGCCGCCGACGACGAGCCCAAGCGACTGGCGCCGCAGGCGCTGCAGCATTTCCCGCGCGACGCGGAGGCGCTCGAGGAGGCGCACCGGGTCATGCAGCGCCGGCTGCAAGGACTGGCGCAGCAACGCGCGCCGGCCGGCGGCGGGGCGCCGACGGTGAACGCGCTTACGCTCTACAACCTGACGGTGAGCGGCGGCTACGAGGGCCAGAAGGTACGCGCCGTGCCCTCGGCCGACGACAAGGTCCACCTGCCACGCGAATGCAGTATCGTCTTTGACCGCGAAGGCGGCGCGCTGCTGATCGGCAAGCCCCCGTACGACAAGGAGAACCTGCTGCCGGTGCCTGAAGACCGGGTGGCCACCGCGGCTCGCGGCGATGCGACGGCGGCGTTCCTATCAGAGAGCTTTGCCATCCAGTACAGCTATACCGGCTTCAACGATGACAATGAAGACCATGTCGACGGCGCCGAGATGCTGCACAGCAAGGGGATGCTCATCGTCCCGCCGCCGCAGTATTGGTCGCCTGCGCACGAGGGCCTGGACCTGGTGTGCTCCAAGGAGGACCTGAAAACCTTGTCACGCTGGAAGGCCGGGCGCGACCGCGCCGCCGTGCCGTCGCGGATGCTTGTGACCGGCAGCCTGCGGGTCAAGGAGACCGTGCTGCCGGGGCGGCTGGGGGCGCTGCCCATTGCCGAGTTGCGCAAGCGCAATATGGATACCGACGGCGACGATGCATTCATCTACGCGGGCTATCCGAAGCTGGCCGCGCTGATCGGTCGCGTGATGCGCGAACGTGATGCGCGGCGCGGGCGCCCAGTGTCGTTCAAGCCGCCAAAGACGGCCACGCCGGCCTTCGATGCCGGCAGCGGACGCTACCTGGCCGGGCGCGCGGCGGAGATTCTCGCCGAGCAGCGCGGGCGCCAGCTCATGGGCAGCGCCAGCAACCTGGCGGCACGCTTCCTGTCGCAACCCCACGAGGTGCGCGAAGCGATGGCGCGCGCCATGATGTTCGGCACCTACGACGGCATCGACCGTTCGTTGCGTACCGGCTTGCGCGCGTGGTTCGAGGCCGGGGCGTTCGATCCGCAGGCGCTGCGCCAGCTTGGAGTGCAGGCCGAGGAGGCCATCGGGCGAGCCCACCTGCCCGAGGCGCGCGAGGCGGCGGTGCTGCTGCATGAGCAGATCCGTCAGTTGCAACAGCCCGCGCTGTCCGCACCGTCCGCTATGCCGGCGGCATTGGCCGAGCACTTTCCGCAGTTGGCCGCGGCCTACGAGCGCGCGACCGACACCGCCGCCCGCATCCATGCCATCCTGGACAACTATCCGGTGTGCCGTCTGTCGCATGAGCAGTTCCCCAACGGGCAGCCCGGGTGGATCGAGGGCGAGCCGGAGCTGACGATGCGCAACCTGCTGACCCTGGCGATCAAGGTCGGCACCGATGCGTTGAAGTCCGACACCGGAACGCAGTTGTTTGCCAAGGTGGTAGAAGCCTGCGAGCGTACCGAACGCGCGCATGCCGACCGTGTCCGCAATGTGCCGCATGGCAAGGAAACCGCGCGGGCGATGCATGACGGACGTTTCGATCCGGAGCAGGCGAAGTCGGTGCTGCAGCGCATGCCGACCATGGCGGCCGGCGTCATGCAGGACGCGGTGCAGTCGTTGCAGCAGGCGGCATTGCTCGCGCCGCCCCCGCCGCCAACGGCACAACTGGCCGAGGTGCCGCCCTTAGAGATTGCGCAAGCCGCGCGGCAGCTGGGCGAGCGGGCCCGTCAGATGGATCGCCGGATCACCCCGATGCTGCGCAAGGTGGTGCAGGATGCCGGAGCGGCCCTGGCTGGGGAGCGGCTGAGGCTGAAGTCCGAGGACTCGCTGATCGAGAAGATCCGGCAGCGCGTGGCGCGCAAGCGCATGGCGCTGCGGCAGGTCTTGCCCAGCATCAACGATGCCTTGCGCTACAGCGTGGTGCTGCCGCCGGACCGGTTCGCCGAGGGCAGTCGGCGCATCCAGGCGGCCCTGGACGCGCAGGGGCACGTGCGCACGAAGCTGACCAACCACTTCACCAAGGCGCCCGAGCCCTTCAGCGCGGTCAACGTGACGCTGCGCAGTCCCGAGGGGCATCTGTGGGAGATCCAGTTCCACACGCGAGAGAGCTTTGCGTTGAAGGAGCGCTATCACGATCTGTACAAGGAGTTGCACCGATTGCGGCTGGAGGGTGCCCCGGCCGAGCGGTTGCGTGAGCTGACCCGCCCGGCTCGCGAGGCGTTCCGCGCCGTGCCGCTGCCGCCGGGGTGCGAGAACATCACCGACTGGGAGGCCGCATAG
- a CDS encoding hemolysin family protein produces MYVLVLVTLILVSAFFSAAEIALTASRRTRLQTLADDGDSRAPRILQLKDTPGNFFTVVQIGVNAVAILAGIIGERQISDTLAGWLADWLPQARADRVANLAGFVIVTGLFILFADLLPKRLAVLYPERFALAIIGPMQGCLRVLRPVVWVFNGAADLILKLLGVPTQRVEQITTEDIAAMVGAGAEAGVLRKYELAVIENVFELESRTVTSVMTVRDDIVYFTLDEPLESIKRKIVGQPHAEYLVCRDDIDSVLGFIASKDILQQILSEESSAVIRNVGKHYNKNLLVLPDTLNLSQALARFREMHERFGAVVNEYGLVVGVATLDDIVGAVMGDILYLGEDEQIVRRDDGSCLVDGITPIADVKRAFDLDDLPGEHYVETIAGLVIYALKRIPKKSESVDIGPLHIEVLDIDSHRIDQLLVSRRTDGPAASTPATPAAS; encoded by the coding sequence ATGTACGTGCTCGTTCTGGTCACGCTGATCCTGGTCAGCGCCTTCTTCTCCGCCGCGGAAATCGCCCTGACCGCCTCGCGCCGCACCCGCCTGCAGACGCTTGCCGACGACGGCGACAGCCGCGCCCCGCGAATCCTGCAGCTCAAGGACACGCCGGGCAACTTCTTCACGGTCGTGCAGATCGGCGTGAACGCGGTCGCCATTCTGGCCGGCATCATCGGCGAGCGCCAGATCTCGGACACGCTGGCCGGGTGGTTGGCCGACTGGCTGCCGCAGGCGCGCGCCGACCGCGTCGCCAACCTGGCCGGCTTCGTCATCGTGACGGGGCTGTTCATCCTGTTTGCCGACCTGCTGCCCAAGCGCCTGGCGGTGCTCTACCCGGAGCGCTTCGCGCTGGCCATCATCGGGCCGATGCAGGGCTGCCTGCGGGTGCTGCGCCCGGTGGTCTGGGTGTTCAACGGGGCGGCCGACCTGATCCTGAAGCTGCTGGGCGTGCCGACGCAGCGTGTCGAGCAGATCACCACCGAGGACATCGCCGCCATGGTGGGCGCCGGCGCCGAGGCCGGCGTGCTGCGCAAGTATGAGCTGGCGGTGATCGAGAACGTGTTCGAGCTGGAGTCGCGCACCGTCACCTCCGTGATGACCGTGCGCGACGACATCGTCTACTTCACCCTCGATGAGCCGCTGGAATCGATCAAGCGCAAGATCGTCGGCCAACCGCACGCCGAATACCTCGTCTGCCGCGACGACATCGACTCCGTGCTCGGCTTCATCGCCTCCAAGGACATCCTGCAGCAGATCCTGTCGGAGGAGTCTTCCGCCGTGATCCGCAATGTCGGCAAGCACTACAACAAGAATCTGCTGGTGCTGCCCGACACGCTCAACCTGTCGCAGGCGCTCGCGCGCTTTCGCGAGATGCACGAGCGCTTCGGCGCGGTGGTCAACGAATACGGGCTGGTGGTGGGCGTGGCGACGCTCGACGACATCGTCGGCGCGGTGATGGGCGACATCCTGTACCTGGGCGAGGACGAACAGATCGTGCGCCGCGACGACGGCTCCTGCCTGGTCGACGGCATCACCCCGATCGCAGACGTCAAGCGCGCCTTCGACCTGGACGACCTGCCCGGCGAGCACTACGTGGAAACCATCGCCGGACTGGTCATCTACGCGCTCAAGCGCATCCCCAAGAAGAGCGAGAGCGTCGACATCGGCCCGCTGCACATCGAAGTGCTCGACATCGACAGCCACCGCATCGATCAGTTGCTGGTGTCGCGGCGCACCGACGGGCCCGCCGCATCGACACCCGCCACGCCGGCCGCATCCTGA